One Gadus chalcogrammus isolate NIFS_2021 chromosome 4, NIFS_Gcha_1.0, whole genome shotgun sequence DNA segment encodes these proteins:
- the LOC130381475 gene encoding uncharacterized protein LOC130381475 isoform X1 → MHWTSFISVLCGCLAVSTSYYQYVSVSFRAGTDCSLKSQWSTKDVISTIEWRYGVDPVVEWNRDNRSAVFRAHLQDRALLDIQTGDLMISSTRAGDSGVYTVFINSGQTRKINVSILSAVPVPTVSWACQPEDEGTIFCVLTCEGDTSGAEPVQYSWTHQPQANISSHGDEDANKTLPKSINVTIVVGSDSDVFVCTVRNTISLQNSQPSTRPSTLRETLHPMKGVVVFTSFIVAVTAAIALHRCWTGVWFFHKESTPWQSDFWRRRIKGGDDSENNHPKELEELKANPDPETQH, encoded by the exons ATGCATTGGACGTCTTTCATTTCTGTCCTTTGCGGCTGCTTGGCGGTTTCCACTTCGTATTATC AATACGTATCCGTAAGTTTCCGAGCTGGAACCGATTGCTCTCTGAAGTCGCAGTGGTCCACGAAGGACGTCATCTCCACGATAGAGTGGCGGTATGGGGTCGACCCGGTAGTAGAGTGGAACAGAGACAACAGGTCGGCCGTCTTCCGCGCTCATCTCCAAG ACCGCGCTTTGCTGGACATCCAAACGGGAGATCTGATGATCAGCAGCACAAGGGCGGGTGACAGCGGGGTTTACACGGTCTTCATCAACTCCGGTCAAACCCGCAAGATTAACGTCAGCATCCTCT CTGCGGTTCCCGTGCCGACGGTCTCCTGGGCCTGCCAGCCGGAGGATGAGGGGACGATCTTCTGTGTTTTGACCTGCGAAGGAGACACCAGCGGAGCAGAGCCCGTCCAGTACAGTTGGACCCACCAGCCACAAGCAAACATCTCAAGTCATGGAGATGAGgatgcaaacaaaactttgCCGAAATCCATCAACGTTACAATT GTCGTGGGGTCGGACTCGGATGTATTTGTTTGTACCGTCCGGAACACAATAAGCCTGCAGAACAGCCAGCCCAGCACGCGTCCCTCCACACTGC GAGAAACTCTCCATCCAATGAAAGGAGTGGTCGTGTTCACATCCTTCATAGTAGCGGTCACAGCAGCCATCGCGTTACACAGATGTTGGACAG GAGTCTGGTTCTTTCATAAAG AATCAACGCCATGGCAATCAG ATTTCTGGAGAAGAAGAATTAAGGGTG GTGATGACTCAGAGAACAATCATCCCAAGGAACTGGAGGAGTTGAAAGCCAACCCAGAT CCCGAAACACAGCACTGA
- the LOC130380970 gene encoding cilia- and flagella-associated protein 47-like yields the protein MSSPSVRVVPPRVEFREVRVGEVYRTTVTVTNVGGASRDIVLQRPPSKPFKFTFNAPPSSAVAPGLSVGGSLTFSPEQAVEVADSLEFLIDHLTTVEVQLRAYPPVCKLLVDSLVDFGSVTATSQVIVKQLPLTNQGSAPGQYQVKFNGDPSVKLSPSRGTVMPGATQWLTVELSTHMPGLIEEMALVKLQSSPDRSLRIRAEVVDQALQIYDLQGSPLSCLSFGPVYNGTSRVERVVLKNNGPATCHWLGFLQDTADGTELATELWKSTDAALLGRRRETLNSKTPHGPDPSQVVCCVPKQGRIGPYERITVSVRFSPLCKR from the exons ATGTCTTCTCCGTCTGTCCGGGTGGTGCCGCCCCGGGTGGAGTTCAGAGAGGTGCGGGTCGGGGAGGTGTACCGGACCACCGTCACGGTCACCAATGTCGGCGGAGCCTCGAGAGACATCGTGCTCCAGAGGCCTCCGTCCAAG CCGTTCAAGTTCACGTTCAACGCTCCGCCGTCCTCCGCCGTGGCCCCGGGCCTCTCTGTGGGCGGGTCGCTGACCTTCTCCCCGGAGCAGGCGGTGGAGGTTGCGGACAGCCTTGAGTTTCTCATCGACCATctgaccacggtggaggtccagCTGCGGGC GTACCCACCAGTCTGCAAGCTGTTGGTGGATTCCCTGGTGGATTTTGGCTCGGTTACAGCAACCAGTCAGGTGATCGTTAAACAGCTGCCTTTGACCAATCAGGGATCAGCACCAG GGCAGTACCAAGTGAAGTTCAACGGAGATCCGTCAGTCAAACTGTCGCCCAGCCGCGGTACTGTAATGCCAGGCGCCACCCAGTGGTTAACGGTGGAACTGAGCACGCACATGCCGGGGCTTATAGAGGAAATGGCTCT AGTGAAGCTCCAGAGCAGCCCAGACCGGAGTCTGAGGATCAGGGCTGAGGTGGTGGACCAAGCCCTCCAGATATACGACCTCCAG GGGTCTCCTCTGTCCTGCCTGTCGTTTGGGCCGGTCTACAATGGGACATCACGCGTGGAGAGAGTGGTTTTGAAGAACAACGGGCCGGCCACGTGCCACTGGCTGGGCTTCCTTCAGGACACCGCGGATGGAACCGAGCTG GCTACAGAGCTCTGGAAAAGCACGGATGCAGCGCTgctagggagaaggagagagacccTTAACAGCAAGACCCCGCACGGACCAGACCCGTCCCAGGTCGTCTGCTGCGTCCCCAAGCAGGGTCGAATAGGACCCTACGAACGCATCACAGTGTCCGTACGCTTCAGTCCGTTGTGCAAGAGGTAG
- the nufip1 gene encoding nuclear fragile X mental retardation-interacting protein 1, with product MDANGQYPPPDFGCPPPNTFMMPPTSQRPPGSSNFHPSMWNWSETPSDPWAYNTGWQGGPPPGTGNYDGRYDGPGHHQHGQHFNRGWSRGRGYNNGPPNNYGKKQKFKKEPEYLYFCDPCDQGFKTEEKHSEHMSQHIKCSFADCSFTAHEKLVAIHWRNSHAPGAKRIKLETQEEITKWREERRRNYPTVDNVEKKRKVQDVREEGGGVLETAQFGRMRGRGRGRGRGRGNNRFQRGAQGGYQNQGNGAPGGPPAPPPAASDRDPLGALVSDEPDSDKEDSSGTSKQGLVVAPKQMSSGLGSLVASYGSMTESDSDEEPQALPIQRANQRGTQAPPQSLSRGPQDAETPLGSHPGASPQDQYRGRGGRGRGRGRGGRGRRGGGHMTPQKRATLLEMLLAPDIRHERNVLLQCVRYVVQSTFFGLEGQPKDRQASPAASRRGLPQSACAADEDERQTGSAEKTAKSTQEVSAEEPLAYFQGTSETEADGDESGAKETGASEQTAMNPAESEKTQNSEQAESVPMVEETQGDKDPDIATTTTEEVAPTRLVDEEIWEY from the exons ATGGATGCAAACGGACAGTATCCTCCGCCGGACTTTGGCTGTCCTCCTCCAAATACGTTCATGATGCCCCCCACTTCTCAACGTCCACCCGGCTCCAGCAACTTCCATCCTAGCATGTGGAACTGGAGCGAGACGCCCTCCGACCCGTGGGCCTACAACACCGGCTGGCAAGGCGGCCCGCCGCCCGGTACTGGGAACTACGATGGACGCTATGACGGTCCAGGACACCATCAACATG GGCAACATTTTAATCGCGGATGGAGTCGAGGCAGGGGCTACAACAATGGGCCGCCAAACAACTATGGAAAAAAG CAGAAATTTAAGAAGGAACCAGAGTACCTCTATTTTTGTGACCCTTGTGACCAGGGCTTCAAAACTGAAGAAAAACACAGCGAACATATGTCCCAGCACATCAAG TGCTCTTTTGCTGACTGCAGCTTCACTGCTCATGAAAAATTGGTCGCCATCCACTGGAGAAAT AGCCACGCTCCTGGTGCGAAGAGAATCAAGCTGGAGACGCAGGAGGAGATCACaaagtggagggaggagagacgaaG GAACTACCCGACGGTCGATAATGTCGAGAAAAAGAGGAAAGTACAGGACGTCCGCGAGGAGGGCGGAGGGGTGCTTGAGACGGCCCAGTTCGG GCGAatgagaggcagaggcagagggcgggggagggggcgtggcaaCAACAGGTTCCAGAGGGGTGCCCAAGGAGGCTATCAGAACCAGGGGAATGGCGCCCCGGGGgggccccccgcccctcctccagcAGCCAGCGACAGGGACCCCCTAGGTGCCCTCGTCAGCGACGAGCCAG ACTCTGATAAAGAGGATTCCTCGGGGACCTCCAAGCAGGGTTTAGTGGTGGCCCCTAAACAGATGAGCTCAGGACTGGGGTCCCTGGTGGCCAGCTATGGCTCGATGACGGAGAGCGACAGTGACGAGGAACCCCAGG CCCTCCCCATTCAGAGGGCTAACCAGCGAGGGACCCAAGCCCCGCCCCAATCCCTTTCACGGGGGCCCCAGGATGCAGAGACGCCCCTGGGTTCACACCCCGGAGCCTCCCCCCAGGACCAAtacagaggcaggggaggacgaggacgggggcggggccgaggggGAAGGGGCAGGCGAGGGGGAGGTCACATGACTCCCCAGAAACGGGCGACGCTACTGGAGATG TTGCTGGCGCCCGACATTCGTCACGAGAGGAATGTGCTGCTGCAGTGCGTGCGCTACGTCGTGCAGAGCACCTTCTTCGGCCTAGAGGGCCAACCCAAGGACCGGCAGGCCTCCCCTGCGGCCAGCCGCCGGGGCCTCCCTCAATCAGCCTGCGCGGCTGACGAAGATGAGCGCCAGACCGGAAGCGCAGAGAAGACTGCAAAATCGACGCAGGAAGTCTCCGCAGAAGAGCCTCTAGCATACTTTCAGGGAACTTCCGAAACGGAGGCAGACGGTGACGAGTCCGGCGCCAAGGAGACCGGGGCGAGCGAGCAGACTGCAATGAACCCAGCGGAATCGGAAAAAACGCAAAACAGCGAGCAAGCGGAGTCTGTTCCAATGGTCGAGGAAACGCAGGGCGACAAAGATCCCGACATCGCCACGACGACCACAGAGGAAGTCGCACCCACCCGTCTAGTTGATGAAGAAATATGGGAGTACTAG
- the LOC130381475 gene encoding uncharacterized protein LOC130381475 isoform X2 encodes MHWTSFISVLCGCLAVSTSYYQYVSVSFRAGTDCSLKSQWSTKDVISTIEWRYGVDPVVEWNRDNRSAVFRAHLQDRALLDIQTGDLMISSTRAGDSGVYTVFINSGQTRKINVSILSAVPVPTVSWACQPEDEGTIFCVLTCEGDTSGAEPVQYSWTHQPQANISSHGDEDANKTLPKSINVTIVVGSDSDVFVCTVRNTISLQNSQPSTRPSTLRETLHPMKGVVVFTSFIVAVTAAIALHRCWTESTPWQSDFWRRRIKGGDDSENNHPKELEELKANPDPETQH; translated from the exons ATGCATTGGACGTCTTTCATTTCTGTCCTTTGCGGCTGCTTGGCGGTTTCCACTTCGTATTATC AATACGTATCCGTAAGTTTCCGAGCTGGAACCGATTGCTCTCTGAAGTCGCAGTGGTCCACGAAGGACGTCATCTCCACGATAGAGTGGCGGTATGGGGTCGACCCGGTAGTAGAGTGGAACAGAGACAACAGGTCGGCCGTCTTCCGCGCTCATCTCCAAG ACCGCGCTTTGCTGGACATCCAAACGGGAGATCTGATGATCAGCAGCACAAGGGCGGGTGACAGCGGGGTTTACACGGTCTTCATCAACTCCGGTCAAACCCGCAAGATTAACGTCAGCATCCTCT CTGCGGTTCCCGTGCCGACGGTCTCCTGGGCCTGCCAGCCGGAGGATGAGGGGACGATCTTCTGTGTTTTGACCTGCGAAGGAGACACCAGCGGAGCAGAGCCCGTCCAGTACAGTTGGACCCACCAGCCACAAGCAAACATCTCAAGTCATGGAGATGAGgatgcaaacaaaactttgCCGAAATCCATCAACGTTACAATT GTCGTGGGGTCGGACTCGGATGTATTTGTTTGTACCGTCCGGAACACAATAAGCCTGCAGAACAGCCAGCCCAGCACGCGTCCCTCCACACTGC GAGAAACTCTCCATCCAATGAAAGGAGTGGTCGTGTTCACATCCTTCATAGTAGCGGTCACAGCAGCCATCGCGTTACACAGATGTTGGACAG AATCAACGCCATGGCAATCAG ATTTCTGGAGAAGAAGAATTAAGGGTG GTGATGACTCAGAGAACAATCATCCCAAGGAACTGGAGGAGTTGAAAGCCAACCCAGAT CCCGAAACACAGCACTGA